The DNA segment GGCAAAAGCAACTGACGCTCAAAAGATGGCCAACCTGGAGAAGAGGTCGATCGAGAGGGAGACCCTTCTGGGAAAGGTTGAGCAAGATCAGGATAAGGCCTCCCAGGAACTAAGTGAAACTGCTGCTGAGCTTGCCCGAGTTCGCGAGGAGAACAACGGGCTCAAGAAGAAGGCCGACGAGCTCGAGCTTGAAGTCACCCaggttcgtgaagagaacagtgggttcaagacgaagatcgacgagcttcagctTGAGGCTGCCCATGTCCTCACTTCCGGCTTTGGCGCTgctttggagcagtttgcttgcaaatATCCCGACCTTGATCTTTCTGAGTTCTCAGTatacaacgaggtggtggacggcaaGATCGTACCCCCAATTGACTTATCTCCTTGATGCCTCTTACGTTTACCTTGGTCTATGtgtaataattttcattctGTTCGAACTGTTTGGTACTCATgtgcacacacacacacacacacacacatatatatatatatatataatcttctaATTTATCTGTCGTGCAATCAACTGTTTTAACTGTATGGTTTTTTCTCAACTTAACGCACCTTGTACCAACCGGTACTTAACTCTCTGCAAACCACCTTAACTTAAACAAACGGTTAATTTGAAACAACAGCGTTTAACACGAAATCACTTACTCGGCAGAAAGGGCTTAGGTCGATCTTAGTATCTGAAACCTCTCTCGCCCGATCGACCAAGCGCACAAAGGCATTTCTACGTCGTCGCCCAGAACTTCACTGGCGCGGCTCTTGCCATGCGATTCTCTTCCTGTTTCATTCTCACGCAATGGGCTTCTGGTGACGTCACCTTCCTCTTAACTGAGAACGTCCCTTGTGGGACCACCTTCTGATTTCATCCCTGCTCATCTGGGAGGAGAGCTGTCTTTCAGATCGCTCTCTACCTTCTCCGAGCCTTTACCCTGAGATAACTTacatcattgttccctcatctgggggtagagccgccttttGGATCCTtttctacctccctgagtttcagaacaatgatttGGGTGGTGgggtgttctctgcgaacctcTCCTACCACCCTTTAACTTCTAActtaactggtcttactaggtcaatattggtgTCTCACTCAAGGGGAAAAAGTTCTTCTCCAACCCTCTTTTCCCATACTTGAGATCgttaacacccctgacttttcagtttcatcttacctgaactcactcgagggtgagaaggactttttctgatgcctcaacttgcccaggggttacatctcctcctcccccggatgcactgagggctttcaacttgcctcaatttgctcacgcaaagaggtcttgtggTCTGTTCTTGCCTGTGCTCACTCatggcgaggaggacttcttctgatgcctcaacttgcacaggggttacatctcctcctcccctggatgcactgagggctttcaacttgcctcagtttgctcacgcaaagaggtcttttgatttgttctcgcctacgctcgctcaaggcggggaggtcttttaaatctctttctcgcctgcactcgctcaaggcggggaggtcttttaaatctctttctcgccgacgctcgctcgaggcgaggaggtcttttaaatctctttctcgcctgcactcgctcaaggcgaggaggtcttttgaatctctttctcgcctgcactcgctcaaggcgggGAGATCttttaatctctttctcgcctgcactcgctcaaggcggggaggtcttttaaatctctttcttgCCGAGAGGAAATCTGATACTTGTGCCTCCGGTCGCCGGGAGGCGGtaaggacttaaaaacttttatgttttgaaaattttgtactGGATGCATGCGGTTTGGAtttaccattttaaaaactacacAAGGGCAAtaaagtctctctctccaaactTGGCAAATAGacagcatgcaaacttaataactgggaaacttcgataaacttcgaaaccttctttactgggtggcctcattaaaaccctccttagggaaaaagagtgcccccttgaaaattTGTTCAAACTGATACATCTTAAACTGTTGGGGTtaattgctacttacaatgccttaactgtagtaaaacttgagatgggtggcgttctcGGACCTCGCCTCGATATCTTCCAtcggcacatcgccctcggcgTTCACCTCCAACGCCGCATCCAGCACTCGCGGGGTTTCCCGTGCGTGCTCTGTgccagggggaggcgttgtggttacgtggcacacagacctcttgttcttgaggctgttttcgtaacacttcttcgcctccttttggtcagaacAGATGGTGATGATCAAACCCTCCATAGACAgtagtttgaccttcatgtgccttgtcgaaggcacaactccagttctgttgagcgttggtcttcccaacagtatgttgtatgccgacggagcgtttacaacaagatacctgatcttctctgttcgtgaggccaaaccgtctgtgaaggtcgtcctcaactcaatatacccccttacctccacttgatcaccggcgaaaccatacaagcagcctCCATATGGCCTCAATTGATCGGGGGACAGTTGTAACTTttcaaaagtcggccaaaacatcacatctgccgaacttccttgatcgaccagcacccggtggacagtccttcccgctgtgacaagcgagatcacaatagggtcgttgtcgtgaggtacaacgtccctaaggtctcctttggtgaacgtgatgtccacgtcgggtgagtgatcttcgaaaacctccactgacatcaccgacctcgcgtacttctttCGTTGAGATGCGGTGCACCCCCCACCTgagaatccaccagctatggtgtggatctcgccgtggacGGGCACCTCGTGCTACTGTCCTTCATTGCCTGCTGGTTGGGAACTTGCTGATTGGCCCGCTTGCTTTtccagcaagtaatccttcaggaaactgCACTTGACCAACTCGGCAAGTTGGTAACCCAAAGCCAGACACGAGTTGATggagtggccaaagctcttgtggaactcacaccacgtGTCTGGTTTTGGACCCAAAACCTTTTCTGTCgtcttctcaggcactttgagcctggcagcaatattcgggatggcgatcagatcaGCCCAACCCCATCACGAACTCATACCTTGGTGGGCGATTAGCCTCTCTGGGCCGCCCTGACCCCTTCCCCTTACTCTTATTAGGGTCATAGGGATGACGCATCCTCTGGTCCCTCTTCCCCGCCACTGCCTCCATTACTCTTTGCAGCTGGACCCTCGTCTGGGCGCGCGGTTTAGCtggggccacgtttcccctTTTCTCGGAGACTTCGCTTTCAGCGGCAATGTGAGCCACgacacgtcgccggatttcagcgaacgtggcaaggtgactcctgataagcgactcactaaaaggtccgggcaacacgcccttcttgaaggcatgtacaaacatctcctcgtctttaccttgcaagcggactatctgagctccgaatctattcaggaaatccttcagggactccccctggtactgcctcacgtcaaacaggtcgtaagacaccaatggtggtgccttgttcactatatactgctcaacaaacatcttggaaaactgttgaaacgtggtaatgtggccagtaggtatactgacgaaccagtccaacgctgttccactaagagtgctcatgaacaccttacaataaACCGCGTCCGACCCccccgagagcatcatctgagtatgaaatGCCGTGAGATAGGCCTtagggtcctccaccccagtgaaagacgctttcaccgccacagtgttagccgggaccaccgagtccatgataTCTTGAGAAAATGGCACGGGAAAGCTGcgcggtggggatgggggtgcagatctgtccccgaccgcacgctcctcccgctctTGAAGGGCTTTACGCAGCTCTTCGTTAACcctgttgagctcttcattcctagcttgcgaggccaccagcgcctcgtgcatcctttcctgttcagaacgtgatgcagccacgttctcctgcagcgtcctcatcatatCCATCACCTGCGTCATAGACACATCATCCTCGTCTGTTGATGGCGCGACTGAACTAGaccgcgttgtcctcatcctttctcAGCAAAACTCCAGGAAACttcaaacaaacggtgaaaactccaAGAACCGACTGCGATAGCGAGCATTCGAACAGAAAGCACCAAAACTCAACAAACAcgaactatggttgggaatcaccttttatacggccccacggtgggcgctagatgatcctgccggttgacttattGCTAGAGCGTTGCCTCATCACgaacctcctcaccagcttgactccacgtgcccttcaagtccacaccacagaaaGCCTcttctgagaacctgaaaacacaaggtggcgcctctgcggccgatggcgctccgacgctcaagtcagtaacaagaacacccaaaaactgagagaaaatatgctctgtaggaccgtactaaagcacacaaccctagcaaatgagccgtaatgaaaacgtacctctgcacattctgttaagtttacctttatagctaggtttcttctctctccaggccgttatgcttttggacgcgtggctcgcatccagccctgaacgtgtcgccatctgggctgggatagcaggtagcgcccaaccctacacgtgtcatcatctgagctagggtaacttgagcgtcatttctctattgcatccaaccctacacgtgtcatcatctgggttggagtaacaggtagcatccaaccctacacgcgtcgtcatctgggttggggcaacttgaacgttatttctgtgtagtaaccaaccgcgcggctaagtcctctactcaaggagCAAGCTAACATGAAATATGCCCTGGAACACCATCTGACcaggcgagtatcgggtgcagcaTAATGCACCATCTCTATGACATCGCTTGTCGTTAGTGGTACCTTCCTTATTGCtacaccatgcatgttctagctgggggaACCTTGCCAccagcgaatgtccactctgggaatcctgtcgttGATGGACAAGCTGTTCCCTTCCCCCTACTCGACCTCCATGCCCCATGCTagcgcaacaatcatcttacCGAACTTGcacgcttgaacttactcttctgagcctccaacatctttaactaagtttactgggagatccggcgatgtgcttcttgcAGCGATGTCAAGCCACCTAGTCGCCAATTGTCTAACACGTCGACGCTATACAATCTCGGCGACAATCGATCATGTATGTTGTAACACGCCgcttccacaaacggcgactacACTAGCTTCTGAACCACTCACCCTTCTTTATCCACGTGCTCTGCTAAACCCGCCTCACgtagtcacgtgctagacacgtcatcacacccgattacctggtcggtacaaaagTCAacccatattaaaaaaaaaaagttggcgTGGGCCAAAGGCCGACGCATaaagggaaagaaaaaaaaattattctgttTTCTAGCCAATTTACCTGTAAAGAATAAATACCAACCAAATCACATTCATACAAATTACTATCATTCACAATACATCTACAAACACATCCAAAGtacaaaaataatacaaatagttAAACAAAGTCTTTGATtcattcaaatattaaaaatggatatgaatacttaaaaaaaatattacaattaaaattgtactttacaaatttaactAAAAGCAACAAAATTAATCCCATAGTTATGTGATAAacctataaaaaaatacaaacaatataaataaataaatgaaataattaaaatacttagtatataataaaaatgtcaaatagttaaacttacaGTATAGGATGCACTTTAAGGAACATGTTGATCATCCTGCTCTGGGTCATACTCATGATCGAATTGAGTTGTgctattggaagcatttttgtcACATTCCATTGAGATAAGTTTATCTTTTATAACCTTCAGCTCATCCTCCAAGTGTGCATACTTCTGACTCCACATACTAAGTTCAGCACGAAGCATTTGATTATCAATCACATGCTCAGATTGTGAAGTGCTGGAAGCAAAGGCTTGAGTGAGAGAAGAGACTCCTTGGCGGAAATTAGCAGCCAAGTCTGTCGTACCATACACCCGACCTCTACTCTTTCCTCCGATAGCTTCCTTCCATGTTTGAAGCTTAGTTGCAGGATCAAGTTGGTGGACATCAGTGTTACAGTCCTGAGAACTATTTGCTTGAAGGGGCCTTCAAGCGTTCATGATAGTTTTCCTACATAGATCATTACGAAATAAAAATGTTaggaaattaaaatataaatataaaaaaagttaaaagaataaCTTACATAAGTTTCTCGAGCACGAGTATCAACCCATTCACCCTTCTTGTTTGTGTGGATGGCCATAAATAGTTCATCAGGTTTTGGAGGACGTTCCTAATAATGTTGTACAATTAAAAGCATTATAGGTTGCAAATGTAAAATGATTTTCATGTAAGGCAGTGACAAGTACTTACAAAGGTAACTGCAATATCTAAATGTGATTTTTGACCTGTGGAGTGCAGTGCTCCACCACGAGCTGAACCCCTATTGGCTTTATTTTGAGTTGATTTATCTTTGAATTGTTGTGAATCCCAATAGTTTAGAAGTTCAGCCCATGCTTGCTCACCTATCCAAATAGGTCGGACACTCTTTGCCCTAGCTTTGGTCATGTCACAAAGTCTTTTTCTGACTTTAGACTCGTAGACCTTTTTAATTTGGCATTCATCCTGAGGTGCCCAAGTGACTCTAGTCTgctaaaaacaagaaaatagtTACTTTGAGTCCACAAGAAAAACAAGTGACTGTAGTTTGTCAAAAACTAAAATTACCTGAAGGTCAGTCCACCATTTCAGTTTGTCCTCCTCGGGCATGGCATCATAATGATGATATGGACCTCTAAATTGAGATCGAATGCAATGTCCAATGGCCTCACTAGCAAAATGATTTTGTGTCCAACTACaaatacaaacaaataaaattacagacatagtaatataaagataaaattaaatatacatttatgaTGACTTACCCTCTACCAAGAAGTCggattgatgtgattccaatagccacatagaacaagattcttgacatttttaggaatcaccttgagctggaaaatatagaggcactttcttagaagttggatcatggttctaagtcaagaactcaccaataacaagtaccaaatcccaaactcatttggatgaaccaaatattgtcaaattgaatcaacaaaggaattatataatggattgaccgaacagaattaggcAAGAacacatatgaaccgaacataaaaggaattgaaaacaaaacagaacatatgtgctggaaaatggaatagccgaaccaaaacaaatcaaaaacacaaggcaacatgaacaattgaaaaagaagaaaggaaggagaagagaatgctcatgaagatggaagaatggttggatgatcacgccactagaagtatggatgctcctagatgagtgtgcaagccgccacttgaggaaaccatggtccttcaagataagactagagtagaaggctcaaaagctctccaaatgctcactccaattttgagtatagtttctttagataaattcaaatatgaatttaacaaggaaggcacctctatttatagcctaaggtgctgaaaatgaaagctaaaacaattcaaaattccctcccaaatcaATCTAGAACCGGCACTaatttgcaaagcaaggaaggtgtgatcctttccttcactttggcaccccctattctactcctacacctctctactaatgcacccccctaaagctcctaactaaaacctaaaagatgctataacaaaagaggtttctaaagtttccctctaagcaccttcaactaaagaaactacaaaaagagaaaataaatgtcctctagctcccaaagctttgaacatgcttcttgtaatcctttgaggtggactttgacctccatgggcgtcctccatttgtgcctccacctcttcttgagcttgatgagtggcctccatgttctcttgagcttgatctccatcacggATGATGACCCTACCAGTAGGGTCACGCTAGACCTCCTCAGGGGGGAGGTCGTGCTCTGAAGCAGTAGTGACAATGGGATAAGGAGTAGTCTGCACAAATGTACCAGAGGTGGTCTGCACAAATATACCAGGGTGGCCTGCACAAATGTACCAAGGGTGGGCTGCACAAATGTACCAGAGGTGGTCTGCACAAATATACCAGGGTGGCCTGCACAAATGTACCAAGGGTGGGCTGCACAAATGTACCAGGGGTAGGTtggagtggaaaactccaagTCTGGTGGAGTGGTGTAGGGACACTCTGATGGCAAGTTGGAATAGAGAATGATGGCCCTGGTGGTACTGGAATACTAGGAGGGTGTGAAGATGATGAAATATGTGTGTGATGAGGTGATATAGTGGGGTGTGGATAAGCATGCCGAAATTCTCCATGCTCATGGAGGAAGACGGGCTAGAAGATGGTGTTGAGGAATGGGATGAAATATATGGACTACCAGGATCAGACGGTGGTATAATACCAAAATAAGGGATGTTTCCCAGGTCTATAGCTAGCTCATCGTGCATCGATATAGAAACTCCACGTCTCGGCTGCCCACGCCTAACAATCCTACCATCCCTCACTCTAGTCCTAACCATTTTTCCTGAAAAAATATTCGTTCataatattagtataaatatgtaatatcacatgttttgtttataattgATTACAAGTAATGTACATTAGTCTTCATTGTTATCAAAATCTGAATCGTCATTATGTATGTGATGTTCCAAATAATCTTCATTTAAGAGGTCAACATCTTCATCATCGTCATCATTACGTGCTTCAATATCATCATCGTCATCAACTATTTTGACATTAGATGTGTCAGCTAAACATTGTAAATGTTCAATTCTTGTAACTGGTAACACATTAAACATCTCCTCAGCTTGATACGGCAATTCATCGTTGATGTTGTCAACTTGCAGATATCCTTGAGGTTTTGTTTTAATTGGAACACACCACCTACGAAGGTTTTTACATATGTTTGGATAAGTGAGAT comes from the Phaseolus vulgaris cultivar G19833 chromosome 8, P. vulgaris v2.0, whole genome shotgun sequence genome and includes:
- the LOC137824902 gene encoding uncharacterized protein translates to MSRILFYVAIGITSIRLLGRGWTQNHFASEAIGHCIRSQFRGPYHHYDAMPEEDKLKWWTDLQTRVTWAPQDECQIKKVYESKVRKRLCDMTKARAKSVRPIWIGEQAWAELLNYWDSQQFKDKSTQNKANRGSARGGALHSTGQKSHLDIAVTFERPPKPDELFMAIHTNKKGEWVDTRARETYDCNTDVHQLDPATKLQTWKEAIGGKSRGRVYGTTDLAANFRQGVSSLTQAFASSTSQSEHVIDNQMLRAELSMWSQKYAHLEDELKVIKDKLISMECDKNASNSTTQFDHEYDPEQDDQHVP